ATTAATAATCACAAATTTAGCATAAATTATGTTATACATATGACCAAACTATATTAATATCTTCAATTTAAGGCAGTTTAGCTAATTcccataaaaaatatataaacttaCTATGGTGttattatcatattattactttacattaattttaaattaataataaaacaaaatgtgTTTAACTACAGATAATTGTTATATAGAAAATCCAAGTTTATGTCTCTTATTTTGATGCagtatatatgaaattaatataatgtacttaatttatagttcaaaaataaatttccaTTATGTCAATTAGTAAAGTGGTACTacaattttttgaataaaaatgcttgttattacatatttttgatattatattatctatAGATTAATAATAAGTTAATTTTAATAGACatgtttatttgatttttaaaaattgtttctTAGTGTGGAGATTTTGGTACTTTTTGGAAGTTTTTTCCCGATGAATTGAAAGATTCTGGAgaatatgattttaaaaatagtTTATTTAAGAAATACTGCCCTAAAGGAAGTTGCAATAACgatatcgataaaattaatgctggCTGTTTATGGTTAATTTATGAACTTTTCGTTAAATTGGGTTTTTCAGCTGGTCAACATGTTCTTAAGTATGATTCTGTATGTATTATAATATGGCTAGGTTATATTATAAGCCTAAAGCCACAAGACGGAATCAATAAATTAAGCGATTATTATTCTAAGCATATAAAAGATAACGCGGAATACTCTAAGCATGAAATTggtaatgaaaaatataacaattataAGAACATCATAGATGAAATACAGGAATATATGGATATTGATATTAATGATATGcctaaattttataaattactTAAATTGTTATGTAATATGAATACTGCTTATACGGAAGGTAAAAGTACCGAAGTTTTACAACATGCTAATGATTTTGTTGATGAATATGGAAAACTCcttaatgatgataataatattaaagatagttcatacaataaaatattaaatgtttTATCCATTTATTATGATAAATTTGGAAAAGGTACTCGCTTTAATAATACACCAATAACTCGTCCTTCATTACCAACACAAAAAACACCAAAAAAAGATATTGTAGGAGATCCTAAAGTAACTAAAGCAACCGAAATATCGAGTGAACAAGATAAATCAGATATTGCAACGACAACCCCAAGTTCTAACATGACATTATCAGAATCATCactagtaaataaattagttATAGTTTTACCGATATTAGCTGCAATACcaatttttttaggaatttcttataaggtaaataataaggaattaaaaaattatcttcattaaatatatcaaacattaacaaaaaaattatacgttttttaacattttatattagtattcattatttggatttcgaaAACGATCAAAAAAACAACACTTAAgagaaaaactaaaaaaataaagaaaatagatcattaatatatgattcgaagagagCGACTATTTCATAAATAGTAATgatgattaatatatttcaagaaactgtctagttggaaataattaatttttgcataatttttatgttgtggatcAGGGTTGAAGTTATGTTTGTGggacccatattcgggttagggttaagtattatattgtattcattttttataatttaaagactaattaaatatatgtacaatCCCATCTGTTTAATCACGAGATGAAGttcaaatatgcaaccaaaaaaggaatatcgtcattaatatgaaaggaGTCGCATAACACgttttcataagttataataattatgtctaatttgttcatatatGTTAAATGTGACAATATTATAACAtcacattatatattttattactatttgtAGGATAACTATACATAAGAACCCTTATTAGCTATTATAAAAGCATGTTAATCAAGGGGGTATATTTAATTATCTATGAcattatatttctttatttgatgaaacattttatttagtaaaatttattatttgcatCATGTTTGTTTTAACTTAAATCTTATTTTGATAACCgaaaagtataataattttatatatcagggtataattataatttggtTAATTTGGAACAATTtcctacattataatatgcCTTCATgttaatgattatatttttaatgttaattaaacatactaataatatataatagatagtcataaaatatagattcataaatatcGATTGAGAATCGTCAATGTAACAtagtctataaaatattattatgcttctaacattttttgaagttgtaattgtagttactattatcttcttgtattaatagaattTTATTTGTACGCTTTAACTTATCATAAAGGTAgaacattatattaattactattaatttttaaactttatattttgaggtataaatatattatattttaaaatagttaaaaaataaaatataagtatattaataaagtttaatattatagatatgatgcattattatatgcctatacatataatctagAAATTACAAatagttaatattaaaatattgttttattgtgaaaccttcatataattaagtattaattttatagaaaaaacacataataatacattataaaggtatctgtgttatatatttgttaaagattcaatttgggaaatgtggttttatattctaaaaaaatggataaataGAGAAAAGGATATAGACTCAATTAAcgttaaatataattttattattccatattaacgagtattatattatcattgttttgtcatcaaattaataaaatatagaatttataataaattatttgattgtatatacattgataactattgcagtataatatataagataaaatgaACTATGTAGAACAATTagcaaatatttatctaaatttatatattaaaaaaaaaatatatcttatctctctcctcttaaagggcAATATAACAACATAATTATActtagttttctattatacttcaAAATTTAcatcaatagttatttatatgttatatatttaatatttactaagtattattttaaaaaaaatatacattcaaagacttatttaagcttataaatacagGTTCAGTactaattgttgttttaaagaatggaaaaatatgcaaaatatattataaaatttccCAATAAGGAATGAttctaaattgaagtatataggaataaaaataaagttatcggactcattaaaatggattatgaatttatctatattaaataaaaacaatataaatttataaatttgcaTAGAGATTTAAGTAacataacttaatttgaaaatattataattttaataaaacagtgGTATATTGTATtcgaaacaagtatataagtatttaatattttttaaaaattactatttatataattttaaggattataataataatgaatttattaatttatatatatttacggGTTCATggctataaatatatttattaaaatatgagaaacaaatttatatttttctatattgagACAAATATATGGGGATGCATTTTAATATCATCACAAAATTTcttgaatttttataataaaattagaatggatattattaataattatgaatttatgcataaattatgttatatatatgaccaaaataaatatctcCAATTTAAGACAATTTAGATAATTcccataaaatatatataaacttacTATGGTGTtactattgtattattactttacattaattttaagttgatataaaaataaaatgtggttaactacagacaattgtatatataaaaactatgTTTACGCCTCCTGTTTTGATGCagtatatatgaaattaatatgtcatacttaatttatagttcaaaaataaaatttcaatATGGCAATTAATAAAGTGGTACATATAATTTCTTGAATCTAAATGTTTGctattacatatttttgatattatattatctataaattaataatacgttaattttaatagacatgtttatttgattttttaaaattgtttctTAGTGTGGAGACTTTACTACTTTTTGGAAGTTTTTTTCCGATGAATTGAATGAATCTAAAgaatatgattttaaaagtagattttttaatgaatactGCCCTGATGGAAACTGCAATAACGATAATGAAAAGATTAACGCTGGATGTTTACGgttaattaattattttttcattaaattgGGTTTTTCAGCTGATTCCAATACTCTTAAGAGTGATGCAGTATGCATTATAATATGGCTAGGTTATATTTTAAGCCTAAAGTCACAAGACGGAATCAACACAATAAACGATTTTTATTCTAGtcatatagaaaataacAAGGAGTACTCTAAGCATAAAATTAATCATGAAACATATAACAATTATAAGAAAATCATAGACGAAACAAGggaatatatgaatattaatattagtaatatgcctaaattttatgaattacTTAAATTGTTATGTAATATGAATACTGCTTATACGACAGGTAAAAGTAACGATTTTTCAGAATCTGCTAAGAAATTTGCTGATGAATATCAAAAACTTTTTGAtcatgataataatattgaaaacAGTTCATACAGTAAAGTATTACTTGTTTTAtccaattattataataattttggcAAAGGcactgattataataatacatcAATAACTCGTCCTAAATTACCAACAGAAAAAACACCCAAACAAGATAATGTAGGAGGTCTTAAAGTAACTAAAGTAACTAAAGCAACTGAAATATTGAGTGAACAAGGTAAATCAGATATTGCAACGGCAACCCCAAGTTCTGACATTACATTATCAGAATCATCactagtaaataaattagttATAGCTTTGCCGATATTAGCTGCAATACCAATTTTTTTGGGAAttgcttataaggtaaataataaggaattaaaaaaaaattattatatatatgcaaacattatcaaaaaaacatattttattaacattttatattagtattcgttatttggatttcggaaacgatcacaaaaacaacatttaagaaaacagctaaaaaaataaagaaaatggatcattaatatatgattcgaagagtagtGACTATTcgaggaatagtaataatggttgATGTatgttaagaaactgtctaattggaaataattattttttgcataatttttatgttgtgggacccatattggggttagggataagtattatatctttatttaattttcaataatttgaacactaatttaatatatatacaacaacatatgtttaatcacgatATGAAGTTCAAAAATCCAAATATGCAAGAAAAAAATAGGCtacataacatattttataagttataatactTATGTCTAATtcgttcatatatattaaatacgacaatattataactttatattatatattttattgctaATTTTTGGATAACTATACATAAGAAcccttattatttattatatagaaTTTGTTAATCAAGGGGGTATATTTAATTATCCATGacaatatatttctttatttgatgaaacattttatttagtaaaacttattatttgtatcatttgttttaatttaaattgtattttGATAACTGTACTGTAACAATagcattatatatgaaattgGGTATTAATTATAAGACGATTCATTTGGAGcaattgtctacattataatataccttcaggTTAAtgagtatatttttatttttaattaaacatattaccaatatataatagatagttataaaatatagacGTATGATATATCGATTGAGAATCGACAATGCAGCATCGTCTATGAAAGAAATTtgatgcatctaacatttttagtaatacataaaaaatacaatatatatataatattcattttttcatttcaatACTTTGCATTTGTGTTAAAGTTCTAATTTATATTGATATAAATAgttctatatacattaatttatttattataaagtataatattagattagtcactattaatttttaaacttcgtagttttgaggtataaataaattatattttaaaatagttaaaaaataaaagtatattaataaaatttcatatcattttttgttctaataattataaataatatgatatagagaataacattattattatacccctataaatataatataatataataaattactctactaataactaatattgaaatattgttttattgtggaaacttcatacagttaaatattaattttatcgaaaagatgcataataatacattataatgatctaattgttatatatttgttaaaaatcCAAATTGGgatatgtggttttatattataaaaaactggataaatagagaaaatgataaagacTCAATCAacgttaattttatttttattatcccatattatattattgtttaatgaataataattttttaatctaAAACAACATTACTTTATTATAgggttaataaaatatagaatttataatatacGATTTgattgtatatacattgataattataacaataaaatatataagataaaaataaacaatgtagaaaaattaacaaatatttatctaaacttatacattaaaagagaaaatatatcttatctctctcctcttaaatgctaatataacaacctaattaaacatagttttctattatactttaaaatttacatcaatagttatttatatgttatatatttaatatttactatgtattattttaaaacaatttacattcaaagacttatttaagcttataataGCATAATAATATGGGTTCAGTACTAATTGTTGCTTTAAATCatggaaaaaatatgcaaaatatattataaaattacccaataaagaatacttctaaattgaagtatataggaataaaaatagttatatgattcattaaaatggattatgaatttatttgtattaaataaaaacaaataaatttatgtaatttgcatagaaaatggaacaattcaacttattttgtaaatattataattttagaaaaaactatattatatattataagaaacaagtatataagtatttagtctatcttattaaataattatttatatactttaaggattataataataataactttcttaattttttatatttgtgcagtatttaagttttagggAGTTGTTTATGCTTTATATTAAAGCACatgtataagtatatattttttaaattctttataaaattccttaaatttcacaataaaaatatgcaaaacattattaataataattattttattcataaattgtattatatatacatatgatcAAATATGTATTAACCAATCATAATTTAAGGCAATTTAGCAAATGTCAATAAAAGTAAATACAATATTCCTTTAGTAATATTATTGTATTActattctatattattattaaaaataacaatgtCCTTAATACGATAAATGTGGTATAGGGGACTCATTTACAGGATATATTTTGtcagtatatatattttatataaaaataacatgaTGTAGATTACCctacaaattaaaaatgaaatttcattataatggctGATCGTTTggtatatttgttttttaacaatatttaattttattgtactatttgatattttattatctatatatcactaataaatttaattttaatgacattttgttaaatttgtttaaaattACTTCATAGTGCAATCAGTTTGATACTTTAAGGAAGCTTTTTCAAGATGAATTAGAAGAATctggaaaatataaatttcaaAAGGGaacatttaataaatattgtcCCAATAGAGAATGCAGTGCTGATACGGATATAGTTAACGCTGGATGTTTATGGTTATTTAATGCATTTTTCGGTACATCTGGTACATCACATTATCATGATGTTTATAAGGATGTGGCTGTAtgtattatgatatggttaagttataaattAAGCCTAAAGCCACCTGAAAAGATCACCACATTAAAAGAATTTTATTCtaattatatagaaaataacaCGGAGTACATTAACCATAAATCTGAAGATTCAGATTATGAAAGTCATAAGAAGGTCATAGATGAAATAAAGGGATATATGGATATTAATATTAGTCATATGGCTAAATTTGATGAATtacttaaattattatgtaatatgAATACTTCTTATACGAAAGGTAATAGTAACGATTTTTCAAAACATGCTAATAActttgttaataaatataatgaactccttaatgatgataataatcaTGATGATAGTTCATACAGTAAAGTATTACTTGTTTTATCCAATTATTATagtaattttgaaaaaagcAGAGCTATTCATAATACACAAATGAAATTTTCACCATTACCAACACAAAAAACACCCAAAAAAGATAATTCAGAAGGTCCTGAAGTAACTAAAGCAACTAAAGGAACTGAAATGTCGAGTGAAGAAGATAAATCAGATATTGAAACAATTCAGAGTTATGACACTATATTATCAGATTCATCactagtaaataaattagttATAGTTTTGCCGATATTAGCTGCAATAgcaatttttttaggaatttcttataaggtaaataataaggaattaaaaaattattttcattatatatatgcaaaagttaacaaaaaacatattttattaacattttatattagtattcgttatttggatttcggaaacggtctcaaaaacaaaaattaagaaaaaaactaaaaaaataaagaagaaaactgatcattaatatatgattcgaagaatAGTGACTATTcaaggaatagtaataatgattgatatatgttaagaaactgtctagttggaaataattaatttttgcataatttttatgttgtgggaccCATATTGGGGTTAGGGATAAGtgttatatctttatttaattttttataatttgaacagtaattaaatatatgtaccattCCTGTATTTTTAATCTCGATCTGAAGCCTAAATATGCAACTCAAAAGGGCCATAAGCTAATATGAAAGGAGAAGAATAACATTTTtccataagttataatacttatgtctaatttgttcatatatatgaaatgggcaatattataactttgtatcatatatttaattgcTAGTTTTGGGCTAACTATACTTAAGAACCCttattatctattatataaggCTTGTTAGTCCagagctatattgaattatgcatatcataatatacaatgcatttctttatttgatgaaaattttatttagtaaaacttattatttctatcatatttattttaatttaagtCATGTTATCAgttgaactgtaataatagatattcataaaatatagatgcatgagatatcgatcgagaatcgacaatataacatcatctatatatattattatcctTCTAAGGATTTTTGAaattttaattgtagttactattctcttttgtatttcctttacatttgtattaaaaataattagtATTTATAGAAGTTGATTTatacgctttaatttatttatcataaggtataataataaattaatcactattaattttcaaactttatagttttgaggtataaataaattggaaatatattatatttaaaatggttaaaaaataaaatataagtatattaataaaatttcatatcacattttgttctaataattataaataatatgatagataatATGcgatattattatatgactatacatataaactaataaaataccaataattaatattcaactgttgttttattgtgaaaccttcatataattaagtattaattttatagaaaaaacacataataatacattataaaggtatctgtgttatatatttgttaaagattcaatttgggaaatgtggttttatattctaaaaaaatggataaataGAGAAAAGGATATAGACTCAATTAAcgttaaatataattttattattccatattaacgagtattatattatcattattttgtcatcaaattaataaaatatagaatttataataaattatttgattgtatatacattgataactatagagtataatatataatataaaaatgaatatagaatatttagcaaatatttatctaaatttatatattaaaagataaaatatatcttatc
This sequence is a window from Plasmodium yoelii strain 17X genome assembly, chromosome: 1. Protein-coding genes within it:
- a CDS encoding PIR protein, coding for MSISKCGDFGTFWKFFPDELKDSGEYDFKNSLFKKYCPKGSCNNDIDKINAGCLWLIYELFVKLGFSAGQHVLKYDSVCIIIWLGYIISLKPQDGINKLSDYYSKHIKDNAEYSKHEIGNEKYNNYKNIIDEIQEYMDIDINDMPKFYKLLKLLCNMNTAYTEGKSTEVLQHANDFVDEYGKLLNDDNNIKDSSYNKILNVLSIYYDKFGKGTRFNNTPITRPSLPTQKTPKKDIVGDPKVTKATEISSEQDKSDIATTTPSSNMTLSESSLVNKLVIVLPILAAIPIFLGISYKYSLFGFRKRSKKQHLREKLKK
- a CDS encoding PIR protein, with protein sequence MAINKCGDFTTFWKFFSDELNESKEYDFKSRFFNEYCPDGNCNNDNEKINAGCLRLINYFFIKLGFSADSNTLKSDAVCIIIWLGYILSLKSQDGINTINDFYSSHIENNKEYSKHKINHETYNNYKKIIDETREYMNINISNMPKFYELLKLLCNMNTAYTTGKSNDFSESAKKFADEYQKLFDHDNNIENSSYSKVLLVLSNYYNNFGKGTDYNNTSITRPKLPTEKTPKQDNVGGLKVTKVTKATEILSEQGKSDIATATPSSDITLSESSLVNKLVIALPILAAIPIFLGIAYKYSLFGFRKRSQKQHLRKQLKK
- a CDS encoding PIR protein, which produces MADRLCNQFDTLRKLFQDELEESGKYKFQKGTFNKYCPNRECSADTDIVNAGCLWLFNAFFGTSGTSHYHDVYKDVAVCIMIWLSYKLSLKPPEKITTLKEFYSNYIENNTEYINHKSEDSDYESHKKVIDEIKGYMDINISHMAKFDELLKLLCNMNTSYTKGNSNDFSKHANNFVNKYNELLNDDNNHDDSSYSKVLLVLSNYYSNFEKSRAIHNTQMKFSPLPTQKTPKKDNSEGPEVTKATKGTEMSSEEDKSDIETIQSYDTILSDSSLVNKLVIVLPILAAIAIFLGISYKYSLFGFRKRSQKQKLRKKLKK